A single Tuberibacillus sp. Marseille-P3662 DNA region contains:
- a CDS encoding alpha/beta-type small acid-soluble spore protein — protein sequence MADNNSNQILVPGVEQALDQMKTEIASEFGVNLGADTTSRANGSVGGEITKRLVAQAQQQFGGRQ from the coding sequence ATGGCAGACAACAACAGTAACCAAATTCTTGTCCCTGGTGTTGAGCAAGCTCTTGACCAAATGAAAACCGAAATTGCTTCTGAATTCGGTGTTAATCTTGGTGCTGACACCACTTCTCGCGCCAACGGTTCCGTTGGTGGCGAAATCACTAAACGTCTAGTTGCCCAAGCGCAACAACAGTTTGGTGGTCGCCAATAA